A genomic segment from Fibrobacter sp. UWR4 encodes:
- the asd gene encoding archaetidylserine decarboxylase (Phosphatidylserine decarboxylase is synthesized as a single chain precursor. Generation of the pyruvoyl active site from a Ser is coupled to cleavage of a Gly-Ser bond between the larger (beta) and smaller (alpha chains). It is an integral membrane protein.) yields the protein MNTAFYVFMKLLPKNAASRAFGALTRLRIPFLSAKARDLFCSYYKLNMEEAEYPLEHYANIGELFIRHLKPGARPIAETEIVSPVDGVLSQTAVFDDNPQLIQAKGKTYTLKSLLRDGELAKKFEGGAFATIYLAPFNYHRIHCPAKAEVIGASYCPGTLWPVNVGSVERVEGLFSINERLTSHLRLEDGSEMLVVKVGATNVGRIGVSYSKNLLVNAGKLPRNKKRHDWTPKKKIEIEKGGELGRFEMGSTVILVVDKKIRERNPELFKNRVGQAVKVGEAL from the coding sequence ATGAATACCGCTTTTTATGTTTTTATGAAGTTGCTGCCCAAGAACGCAGCCAGCCGAGCCTTTGGCGCCCTTACCCGTTTGCGCATTCCTTTCCTTAGCGCGAAGGCTCGAGACCTGTTTTGCAGCTATTACAAGCTGAACATGGAAGAAGCGGAATATCCTCTGGAACATTACGCAAATATCGGTGAACTTTTCATCCGCCATCTGAAGCCAGGCGCACGTCCCATTGCAGAAACCGAAATTGTAAGCCCTGTAGATGGCGTACTCTCCCAGACCGCGGTCTTCGATGACAACCCCCAGTTGATCCAGGCCAAGGGTAAGACCTACACCCTGAAGTCCCTCCTTCGCGACGGGGAATTGGCAAAGAAGTTTGAAGGCGGAGCCTTTGCCACCATCTACCTGGCACCCTTTAACTACCACCGCATTCACTGCCCTGCCAAGGCAGAAGTCATCGGCGCAAGCTACTGCCCGGGAACCCTGTGGCCCGTCAACGTAGGCAGCGTGGAACGGGTAGAAGGCCTCTTCAGCATTAACGAACGTCTCACCAGCCACCTCCGTCTGGAGGACGGTTCCGAGATGCTAGTCGTCAAGGTGGGCGCCACCAACGTGGGACGTATCGGTGTTTCCTACTCCAAGAACCTGCTGGTGAACGCCGGCAAGCTCCCCCGCAACAAGAAGCGTCACGACTGGACTCCCAAGAAAAAGATTGAAATCGAGAAGGGTGGCGAACTGGGCCGTTTCGAAATGGGCAGCACCGTCATTCTCGTGGTGGACAAGAAAATCCGTGAACGCAACCCGGAACTGTTCAAGAACCGCGTGGGCCAGGCCGTCAAGGTGGGCGAAGCCCTCTAG
- the serC gene encoding 3-phosphoserine/phosphohydroxythreonine transaminase gives MANKVYNFSAGPSVLPEQALKEASEACIDYANSGISILSMSHRSKPIENMFLETEQLLRDLMGIPANYDIIFLGGGCSLLFCMMPMNFLPADGVADYTDTGVWANKALKEAKQFGNVNVACSTKADVYNHIDKNLQLSDNATYLHVTANNTIYGTEWHNFPKPKSGFLMADMSSDFLARKVNVEDFGVIYGGAQKNISCAGVTVSIIRKDLLGKVDRQIPTMLNFKTHLDEKTGVNSMFNTPPVFAVYTMNRTLNWLKQIGGVDAIEKINREKAALLYSAIDNSKVFVGTAAKEDRSLMNVPFVFNREVVSEEKDADMAKDFIEFAKSKGLVQIKGHRSVGGFRASIYNAMPIEGVQALVDCMGDYEKKILG, from the coding sequence ATGGCTAATAAGGTCTATAACTTTAGCGCAGGCCCCTCTGTCCTGCCCGAACAAGCACTCAAGGAAGCTTCTGAAGCATGCATCGACTATGCAAACTCCGGCATCAGTATTCTCTCCATGAGTCACCGTTCAAAGCCCATCGAGAACATGTTCCTCGAAACTGAACAGCTTCTCCGCGACCTCATGGGTATCCCCGCCAACTACGATATCATTTTCCTCGGCGGCGGCTGCTCCCTCCTGTTCTGCATGATGCCTATGAACTTCCTCCCGGCCGACGGCGTTGCCGACTACACCGACACTGGTGTCTGGGCAAACAAGGCTCTCAAGGAAGCTAAGCAGTTCGGTAACGTTAACGTTGCTTGCTCCACCAAGGCTGATGTGTACAACCACATCGACAAGAACCTGCAGCTCTCTGACAACGCAACCTACCTCCACGTTACCGCCAACAACACCATTTACGGTACCGAATGGCACAACTTCCCGAAGCCCAAGTCCGGCTTCCTCATGGCTGACATGAGCTCCGACTTCCTCGCCCGCAAGGTGAACGTGGAAGACTTCGGCGTGATCTACGGCGGCGCTCAGAAGAACATCTCCTGCGCAGGCGTTACCGTTTCCATCATCCGTAAGGACTTGCTCGGCAAGGTCGATCGTCAGATCCCCACCATGCTGAACTTCAAGACTCATCTCGACGAAAAGACCGGCGTGAACTCCATGTTCAACACTCCTCCGGTATTCGCAGTCTACACCATGAACCGCACCCTCAACTGGCTGAAGCAGATCGGCGGTGTTGACGCTATCGAAAAGATCAACCGCGAAAAGGCTGCTCTCCTTTACAGCGCCATCGACAACTCCAAGGTGTTCGTCGGTACCGCTGCTAAGGAAGACCGTTCTCTCATGAACGTTCCCTTCGTATTCAACCGCGAAGTTGTTTCCGAAGAAAAGGATGCAGACATGGCTAAGGACTTCATCGAATTCGCAAAGTCCAAGGGTCTCGTCCAGATCAAGGGTCACCGTTCTGTTGGCGGCTTCCGCGCTTCCATCTACAACGCAATGCCCATCGAAGGTGTCCAGGCTCTCGTTGACTGCATGGGCGACTACGAAAAGAAGATCTTGGGCTAA